A region of Anolis sagrei isolate rAnoSag1 chromosome 2, rAnoSag1.mat, whole genome shotgun sequence DNA encodes the following proteins:
- the BRD8 gene encoding bromodomain-containing protein 8 isoform X2 — MAAGTEHKLLNVGPTEPWSIREKLCLASSVMRSGDQNWVSVSRAIKPFAEPGRPPDWFSQKHCASQYSELLETTETPKRKRGEKGEVVETVEDVIVRKMTAERVEELKKLIKETQEKYRQLKRDAELIQAGHMDHRLEEIYNDIVVKKRMEEEEAEMKKKATDAAYQARQAVKTTSRRLPGMMVRSPAGSTSPGADYGLGDLSQPSVEETSPGVTPGTLPSTPVASFIGIPDTPLGSTSLDAPMTPVTDDSAQKKMLGQKATPPPSPLLSELLKKGSLLPTSPRLVGESDMSVVSGHASSSGILLEVGGVLPVLHGGEMPSAPTTVPASPAASGAPTLSRLLEAGPTQFTTSLASFSAVASEPSAKLLPPPVEPVSQATIVMVPTLQAPAAVPPAATPESVATVSQPSTCVSMEPVPNPHTVTVSMDSSEISMIIDSIKKDCLGSGASAAVGTSKDHSMDGKEDLDLAEKMDVAVSYAGEEPSYTGEELDFETVGDIIAIIEDKVDDHPEVLDVAAVEAALSFCEEIEDPQSLTGPWEHPLQREHPLQAEREKQSQIPPMPVTVKQERSDCEEPEAKSIRDLMNMGDLGAEIKNEPPEQGQIHLGSEETSAVGARASEATELRGQISEDEEGAVAGLEGSELEMESSKDEMDHGTVKTELPADDETSSSHAPSASEDSSQADLHHKYELSESMKEEAQALFENQMKGEEDEEDGASEAASLEEPKEEDQGEEYLSEMDNEPPVSESDDGFSIHNAPLQSHTLADSIPSSPASSQFSVCSEDQEAIQAQKIWKKAIMLVWRAAANHRYANVFLQPVTDDIAPGYHSIVQRPMDLSTIKKNIENGLIRTTAEFQRDIMLMFQNAVMYNSSDHDVYHMAVEMQRDVLEQIQQFLATQLIMQTSESGISAKSLRGRDSTRKQDASEKDSVPMGSPAFLLSLFDGGTRGRRCAIEADMKMKK; from the exons ATGGCCGCCGGGACGG AGCACAAGTTGCTGAATGTCGGGCCCACAGAGCCATGGTCCATCCGGGAGAAACTGTGCTTGGCCTCCTCTGTCATGCGAAGTGGGGACCAGAACTG GGTGTCTGTCAGCAGAGCTATCAAACCTTTTGCAGAGCCAGGACGCCCACCTGATTGGTTTTCTCAGAAA CATTGTGCATCACAATATTCTGAGCTTCTGGAGACAACAGAAACACCAAA AAGAAAGCGTGGTGAGAAAGGTGAAGTGGTAGAAACTGTAGAAGATGTTATTGTGAGGAAAATGACGGCAGAACGGGTAGAAGAGCTGAAGAAGCTGATTAAGGAAACTCAAGAGAAATACAG GCAGCTGAAGAGGGATGCAGAACTGATTCAAGCAGGGCATATGGACCACAGGCTGGAGGAAATATATAATGACATTGTGGT GAAGAAGagaatggaagaggaagaggcagaGATGAAGAAGAAAGCTACAGATGCTGCTTATCAGG CTCGTCAAGCAGTTAAAACCACATCACGAAGACTGCCTGGAATGATGGTTCGCTCTCCAGCAGGTTCTACTTCACCAGGAGCAGACTACGGTCTCGGGGACTTGTCTCAACCCAGTGTCGAAGAGACTAGTCCAGGG GTAACTCCAGGGACATTGCCCAGCACCCCAGTTGCCTCCTTCATTGGGATCCCTGACACCCCTTTGGGCTCCACCTCCCTGGATGCCCCCATGACCCCAGTCACAGATGATTCAGCCCAGAAAAAGATGCTAGGACAGAAAGCAACTCCGCCTCCTTCTCCTCTGCTTTCAGAGCTGCTGAAGAAGGGCAGCCTCCTGCCCACGAGCCCCAGGCTG GTGGGCGAGAGTGACATGTCGGTTGTTTCTGGTCATGCAAGCAGCTCTGGTATCCTCCTAGAGGTTGGAGGAGTCCTTCCGGTTTTGCATGGTGGAGAGATGCCGTCAGCTCCTACTACTGTTCCTGCATCCCCTGCTGCttcag GTGCTCCTACTCTTTCCCGCCTTTTAGAAGCTGGTCCAACACAATTCACCACATCGCTTGCTTCCTTTTCTGCTGTTGCCAGTGAACCTTCAGCCAAACTCCTGCCACCCCCCGTAGAGCCCGTGTCTCAGGCAACTATAGTCATGGTCCCTACGTTACAAGCACCAGCTGCTGTGCCACCTGCTGCAACTCCAGAAAGTGTAGCGACAG TGAGTCAGCCCAGCACCTGCGTTTCCATGGAGCCCGTTCCTAATCCTCACACTGTGACAGTGTCGATGGACAGTAGTGAAATATCCATGATTATTGATTCCATCAAGAAAGACTGCCTGGGCTCTGGGGCATCCGCTGCTGTAGGTACTTCCAAAGACCACAGCATGGATGGGaaggaagacctggatctggcTGAGAAGATGGATGTTGCAGTTTCCTATGCAGGAGAAGAGCCTTCTTACACCGGGGAAGAACTGGACTTTGAGACTGTTGGGGACATCATAGCCATTATTGAGGATAAG GTGGATGACCATCCTGAAGTCCTGGATGTAGCAGCAGTGGAGGCTGCTTTGTCTTTCTGCGAAGAGATTGAGGACCCTCAGTCACTGACTGGGCCCTGGGAGCATCCTCTCCAGCGGGAGCATCCCCTCCAGGCAGAGCGTGAGAAGCAGAGCCAGATCCCCCCAATGCCTGTGACGGTAAAGCAGGAGAGGTCAGATTGTGAGGAACCAGAGGCCAAGAGCATCCGGGACCTGATGAACATGGGAGACCTGGGAGCAGAAATAAAAAACGAGCCTCCGGAGCAGGGACAGATTCATTTGGGCTCCGAGGAAACCTCTGCAGTAGGAGCCAGAGCAAGTGAAGCCACTGAGTTGAGGGGACAGATCTCTGAAGATGAAGAGGGAGCGGTTGCTGGCCTGGAGGGCTCTGAACTGGAGATGGAATCATCAAAGGATGAAATGGATCATGGAACAGTGAAGACAGAG CTCCCTGCTGATGATGAAACTTCCTCTTCGCATGCTCCGAGTGCAAGTGAAGACTCATCACAGGCAGATCTTCACCACAAATATGAGCTTTCAG AATCAATGAAGGAAGAAGCCCAAGCTTTATTTGAGAACCAAATGAAG GGtgaagaggatgaggaggatggCGCCAGCGAGGCTGCCAGTTTGGAGGAGCCCAAAGAGGAAGATCAGGGTGAGGAGTATCTCTCAGAGATGGACAATGAACCCCCTGTGAGTGAGAGCGATGATGGCTTCAGTATCCATAATGCGCCTTTGCAGTCTCACACGCTGGCCGATTCCATCCCCAGCAGCCCTGCCTCCTCACAGTT CTCTGTTTGCAGTGAGGATCAGGAAGCCATTCAGGCCCAAAAGATCTGGAAAAAGGCAATTATGTTGGTTTGGAGAGCGGCTGCTAACCACAG ATACGCCAATGTCTTTTTGCAGCCGGTGACTGATGATATTGCTCCAGGTTACCACAGTATTGTGCAGAG ACCAATGGACTTATCAACGATCAAAAAAAATATTGAGAATGGACTGATCCGGACCACAGCCGAGTTCCAGCGAGACATCATGCTGATGTTCCAGAATGCTGTCATGTACAACAGCTCAGACCACGATGTGTACCACATGGCTGTGGAAATGCAGCGCGATGTCCTGGAGCAGATCCAG CAATTTCTAGCCACACAGTTGATCATGCAAACATCTGAATCTGGAATCAGTGCAAAAAGCCTACGTGGACGAGATTCCACAAGGAAACAAGATGCTTCAGAGAAG GACAGTGTTCCTATGGGCTCTCcggcctttctcctttctctcttc GATGGGGGGACCAGAGGACGGCGTTGTGCCATCGAAGCAGATATGAAGATGAAAAAATGA
- the BRD8 gene encoding bromodomain-containing protein 8 isoform X4, producing the protein MAAGTGKHKLLNVGPTEPWSIREKLCLASSVMRSGDQNWVSVSRAIKPFAEPGRPPDWFSQKHCASQYSELLETTETPKRKRGEKGEVVETVEDVIVRKMTAERVEELKKLIKETQEKYRQLKRDAELIQAGHMDHRLEEIYNDIVVKKRMEEEEAEMKKKATDAAYQARQAVKTTSRRLPGMMVRSPAGSTSPGADYGLGDLSQPSVEETSPGVGESDMSVVSGHASSSGILLEVGGVLPVLHGGEMPSAPTTVPASPAASGAPTLSRLLEAGPTQFTTSLASFSAVASEPSAKLLPPPVEPVSQATIVMVPTLQAPAAVPPAATPESVATVSQPSTCVSMEPVPNPHTVTVSMDSSEISMIIDSIKKDCLGSGASAAVGTSKDHSMDGKEDLDLAEKMDVAVSYAGEEPSYTGEELDFETVGDIIAIIEDKVDDHPEVLDVAAVEAALSFCEEIEDPQSLTGPWEHPLQREHPLQAEREKQSQIPPMPVTVKQERSDCEEPEAKSIRDLMNMGDLGAEIKNEPPEQGQIHLGSEETSAVGARASEATELRGQISEDEEGAVAGLEGSELEMESSKDEMDHGTVKTELPADDETSSSHAPSASEDSSQADLHHKYELSESMKEEAQALFENQMKGEEDEEDGASEAASLEEPKEEDQGEEYLSEMDNEPPVSESDDGFSIHNAPLQSHTLADSIPSSPASSQFSVCSEDQEAIQAQKIWKKAIMLVWRAAANHRYANVFLQPVTDDIAPGYHSIVQRPMDLSTIKKNIENGLIRTTAEFQRDIMLMFQNAVMYNSSDHDVYHMAVEMQRDVLEQIQQFLATQLIMQTSESGISAKSLRGRDSTRKQDASEKDSVPMGSPAFLLSLFDGGTRGRRCAIEADMKMKK; encoded by the exons ATGGCCGCCGGGACGGGTA AGCACAAGTTGCTGAATGTCGGGCCCACAGAGCCATGGTCCATCCGGGAGAAACTGTGCTTGGCCTCCTCTGTCATGCGAAGTGGGGACCAGAACTG GGTGTCTGTCAGCAGAGCTATCAAACCTTTTGCAGAGCCAGGACGCCCACCTGATTGGTTTTCTCAGAAA CATTGTGCATCACAATATTCTGAGCTTCTGGAGACAACAGAAACACCAAA AAGAAAGCGTGGTGAGAAAGGTGAAGTGGTAGAAACTGTAGAAGATGTTATTGTGAGGAAAATGACGGCAGAACGGGTAGAAGAGCTGAAGAAGCTGATTAAGGAAACTCAAGAGAAATACAG GCAGCTGAAGAGGGATGCAGAACTGATTCAAGCAGGGCATATGGACCACAGGCTGGAGGAAATATATAATGACATTGTGGT GAAGAAGagaatggaagaggaagaggcagaGATGAAGAAGAAAGCTACAGATGCTGCTTATCAGG CTCGTCAAGCAGTTAAAACCACATCACGAAGACTGCCTGGAATGATGGTTCGCTCTCCAGCAGGTTCTACTTCACCAGGAGCAGACTACGGTCTCGGGGACTTGTCTCAACCCAGTGTCGAAGAGACTAGTCCAGGG GTGGGCGAGAGTGACATGTCGGTTGTTTCTGGTCATGCAAGCAGCTCTGGTATCCTCCTAGAGGTTGGAGGAGTCCTTCCGGTTTTGCATGGTGGAGAGATGCCGTCAGCTCCTACTACTGTTCCTGCATCCCCTGCTGCttcag GTGCTCCTACTCTTTCCCGCCTTTTAGAAGCTGGTCCAACACAATTCACCACATCGCTTGCTTCCTTTTCTGCTGTTGCCAGTGAACCTTCAGCCAAACTCCTGCCACCCCCCGTAGAGCCCGTGTCTCAGGCAACTATAGTCATGGTCCCTACGTTACAAGCACCAGCTGCTGTGCCACCTGCTGCAACTCCAGAAAGTGTAGCGACAG TGAGTCAGCCCAGCACCTGCGTTTCCATGGAGCCCGTTCCTAATCCTCACACTGTGACAGTGTCGATGGACAGTAGTGAAATATCCATGATTATTGATTCCATCAAGAAAGACTGCCTGGGCTCTGGGGCATCCGCTGCTGTAGGTACTTCCAAAGACCACAGCATGGATGGGaaggaagacctggatctggcTGAGAAGATGGATGTTGCAGTTTCCTATGCAGGAGAAGAGCCTTCTTACACCGGGGAAGAACTGGACTTTGAGACTGTTGGGGACATCATAGCCATTATTGAGGATAAG GTGGATGACCATCCTGAAGTCCTGGATGTAGCAGCAGTGGAGGCTGCTTTGTCTTTCTGCGAAGAGATTGAGGACCCTCAGTCACTGACTGGGCCCTGGGAGCATCCTCTCCAGCGGGAGCATCCCCTCCAGGCAGAGCGTGAGAAGCAGAGCCAGATCCCCCCAATGCCTGTGACGGTAAAGCAGGAGAGGTCAGATTGTGAGGAACCAGAGGCCAAGAGCATCCGGGACCTGATGAACATGGGAGACCTGGGAGCAGAAATAAAAAACGAGCCTCCGGAGCAGGGACAGATTCATTTGGGCTCCGAGGAAACCTCTGCAGTAGGAGCCAGAGCAAGTGAAGCCACTGAGTTGAGGGGACAGATCTCTGAAGATGAAGAGGGAGCGGTTGCTGGCCTGGAGGGCTCTGAACTGGAGATGGAATCATCAAAGGATGAAATGGATCATGGAACAGTGAAGACAGAG CTCCCTGCTGATGATGAAACTTCCTCTTCGCATGCTCCGAGTGCAAGTGAAGACTCATCACAGGCAGATCTTCACCACAAATATGAGCTTTCAG AATCAATGAAGGAAGAAGCCCAAGCTTTATTTGAGAACCAAATGAAG GGtgaagaggatgaggaggatggCGCCAGCGAGGCTGCCAGTTTGGAGGAGCCCAAAGAGGAAGATCAGGGTGAGGAGTATCTCTCAGAGATGGACAATGAACCCCCTGTGAGTGAGAGCGATGATGGCTTCAGTATCCATAATGCGCCTTTGCAGTCTCACACGCTGGCCGATTCCATCCCCAGCAGCCCTGCCTCCTCACAGTT CTCTGTTTGCAGTGAGGATCAGGAAGCCATTCAGGCCCAAAAGATCTGGAAAAAGGCAATTATGTTGGTTTGGAGAGCGGCTGCTAACCACAG ATACGCCAATGTCTTTTTGCAGCCGGTGACTGATGATATTGCTCCAGGTTACCACAGTATTGTGCAGAG ACCAATGGACTTATCAACGATCAAAAAAAATATTGAGAATGGACTGATCCGGACCACAGCCGAGTTCCAGCGAGACATCATGCTGATGTTCCAGAATGCTGTCATGTACAACAGCTCAGACCACGATGTGTACCACATGGCTGTGGAAATGCAGCGCGATGTCCTGGAGCAGATCCAG CAATTTCTAGCCACACAGTTGATCATGCAAACATCTGAATCTGGAATCAGTGCAAAAAGCCTACGTGGACGAGATTCCACAAGGAAACAAGATGCTTCAGAGAAG GACAGTGTTCCTATGGGCTCTCcggcctttctcctttctctcttc GATGGGGGGACCAGAGGACGGCGTTGTGCCATCGAAGCAGATATGAAGATGAAAAAATGA